One window of Falsibacillus pallidus genomic DNA carries:
- a CDS encoding DUF5590 domain-containing protein — MKKWILIIIVFLVIIMGFAISLYLYGHKPYSKAEKTAVETAENSAGIKEVEQFYLYNGSSTYYTVVGKDADGTKKAVFIPENKKHDLVEVDWADGISKKEALNKLKEEKTPRKILGVRLGMEDVGPVWEISYLDDEKDLNYFYIVFKSGEWWKKIENI; from the coding sequence TTGAAAAAATGGATTCTGATTATTATTGTCTTTTTAGTTATCATCATGGGGTTTGCAATAAGTTTATATCTATATGGGCATAAACCTTATAGCAAGGCTGAAAAAACAGCTGTTGAGACAGCAGAAAATTCAGCCGGAATCAAGGAAGTTGAGCAATTTTATCTTTATAACGGAAGCAGTACCTACTATACGGTTGTAGGAAAAGATGCGGATGGAACAAAAAAGGCAGTATTCATACCTGAAAATAAAAAACATGATTTGGTAGAAGTGGATTGGGCAGATGGAATTTCCAAAAAGGAAGCCCTCAATAAACTAAAAGAAGAGAAGACACCAAGAAAAATCCTTGGAGTAAGACTGGGCATGGAAGATGTTGGGCCAGTTTGGGAAATATCTTATTTGGATGATGAAAAGGATTTGAATTATTTCTATATTGTTTTCAAATCAGGTGAATGGTGGAAGAAAATCGAAAATATTTAA
- a CDS encoding pyridoxal phosphate-dependent aminotransferase has translation MRLAERVKALTPSTTLAITAKAKEMKAKGIDVIGLGAGEPDFNTPQHIIDAAFQSMNEGQTKYTPAGGLPALKDAIIAKLKDDQGLSYDRNEIMVSSGAKHALYTLFQVILDENDEVIIPIPYWVSYPEQVKLAGGKPVYIDGKESNGYKITAEQLQTAISERTKALILNSPSNPTGMIYSKFELEAIAEVCLKNNILIISDEIYEKLVYGSSRHISIAELSPEIKDQTIIINGVSKSHSMTGWRIGYAAGNKAVIKAMTDLASHSTSNPTTTSQYGAIAAYMGTQSPVEEMREAFEKRLEIVYDKLIAIPGITCLKPQGAFYLFPNVKEAALKTGYQNVDEFAAALLEEAKVAVIPGSGFGSPDNIRLSYATSLDLLEAAVERIHTFVDSKLVKS, from the coding sequence ATTAGATTGGCTGAACGTGTTAAAGCATTGACTCCTTCTACAACCTTGGCAATTACGGCCAAGGCAAAAGAAATGAAGGCAAAAGGAATCGACGTAATTGGACTGGGAGCGGGTGAACCGGATTTCAATACACCTCAGCACATCATTGATGCTGCCTTCCAATCCATGAATGAAGGCCAGACAAAGTATACGCCCGCCGGAGGACTTCCAGCGCTTAAAGATGCCATCATAGCAAAGTTGAAAGACGATCAGGGGCTTTCTTACGATAGAAACGAAATTATGGTGTCAAGTGGAGCGAAACATGCGCTTTATACGCTTTTTCAAGTGATTTTAGATGAAAATGATGAAGTCATCATTCCGATTCCTTACTGGGTCAGCTACCCTGAACAGGTGAAGCTTGCAGGAGGAAAGCCTGTCTATATTGACGGAAAAGAGTCGAATGGCTATAAAATAACAGCCGAGCAGCTTCAAACTGCGATAAGTGAACGGACAAAAGCATTGATTTTGAATTCACCGAGCAACCCAACGGGTATGATCTATTCCAAGTTCGAGCTTGAAGCCATAGCAGAAGTTTGCTTGAAAAATAATATTTTAATCATTTCTGATGAGATTTATGAAAAGCTTGTATATGGGAGCAGCCGTCATATTTCCATTGCTGAGCTTTCACCGGAGATCAAGGATCAGACCATCATCATCAACGGTGTATCCAAATCACATTCCATGACTGGTTGGAGGATCGGATATGCTGCAGGAAACAAAGCTGTCATTAAAGCGATGACGGATTTAGCAAGTCATTCTACATCCAATCCCACGACAACATCCCAATACGGTGCCATTGCAGCATATATGGGAACACAAAGTCCTGTGGAAGAGATGAGGGAAGCCTTCGAGAAGAGACTCGAAATCGTTTATGATAAGTTAATTGCCATTCCAGGAATAACATGTTTAAAACCACAAGGTGCTTTCTATTTATTCCCCAATGTCAAAGAAGCTGCCTTGAAAACGGGTTATCAAAATGTGGATGAGTTTGCAGCTGCTCTTTTGGAAGAGGCAAAAGTTGCAGTCATTCCAGGATCAGGATTCGGCTCGCCGGACAACATTCGCCTCTCCTATGCCACTTCATTAGATTTATTAGAAGCAGCAGTGGAACGGATCCACACCTTTGTAGATTCGAAATTAGTCAAAAGCTGA
- the panB gene encoding 3-methyl-2-oxobutanoate hydroxymethyltransferase translates to MKKTTDFLAMKENGEKIAMLTAYDYPSAKLAEEAGMDMILVGDSLGMVVLGYDSTVPVTLDDMIHHTKAVKRGAKDTFIVADMPFMTYHLNREETIKSAAALMQQAGAHAVKVEGGDHVIDMIHYMTSSGIPVVAHLGLTPQTAGVLGGYKVQGKTADAAEKLLNDALKCEQAGAFALVLECIPKQLAQKIAAALKIPVIGIGAGLETDGQVLVFHDVVTFGVERVPKFVKQYANINESILNGLQQYVKEVKDCAFPEERHTFTMKQEELAALYGGK, encoded by the coding sequence ATGAAAAAGACGACTGATTTTTTGGCAATGAAAGAAAATGGAGAAAAGATCGCAATGCTTACAGCCTACGATTACCCATCTGCCAAATTGGCTGAAGAAGCGGGGATGGACATGATTCTCGTAGGGGATTCTTTGGGGATGGTTGTTCTTGGGTATGATTCAACGGTTCCGGTCACTTTGGATGATATGATTCACCATACGAAAGCTGTCAAAAGGGGAGCGAAGGATACGTTTATTGTCGCGGATATGCCGTTCATGACCTATCATTTGAATAGAGAAGAAACCATCAAGTCTGCAGCAGCGCTGATGCAGCAGGCTGGAGCCCATGCAGTCAAAGTAGAGGGTGGCGACCATGTGATTGACATGATCCACTATATGACATCCAGCGGCATTCCCGTGGTGGCTCACTTAGGATTGACTCCTCAAACAGCCGGTGTTCTAGGAGGCTATAAAGTTCAAGGGAAAACGGCTGATGCAGCTGAAAAATTATTGAATGATGCCTTGAAATGTGAACAGGCTGGAGCCTTTGCACTTGTCCTTGAATGCATTCCAAAACAGCTTGCCCAAAAAATAGCAGCTGCATTGAAAATACCGGTGATTGGAATTGGTGCAGGACTTGAAACAGATGGACAGGTGCTGGTATTCCATGATGTTGTTACATTTGGGGTCGAGCGAGTCCCTAAATTCGTGAAGCAATACGCAAATATCAACGAAAGCATCTTGAACGGCCTTCAACAATATGTAAAAGAAGTAAAGGATTGCGCCTTTCCTGAGGAGCGTCATACCTTCACAATGAAACAGGAAGAGCTGGCTGCACTTTATGGGGGGAAGTAA
- the panC gene encoding pantoate--beta-alanine ligase, giving the protein MKIIATISDLKQHLKKEKVNGSTIGFVPTMGFLHEGHVSLMEASKKENDVSVISIFVNPLQFGPNEDFESYPRDLERDARIAENAGVDFLFAPLPEEMYPARPSISIHVKDRVDVLCGSKREGHFDGVAAVLTKLFNIVQPDRVYFGLKDAQQVAVVDGLINDFNIPVELRAMPTIREEDGLAKSSRNVRLSPDEREMAPVIYQSLKWAEEAAKNGVGDEAALISGIKERIENETSGEIDYIEIYSYPSLKKMDVLEGKFIIAAAVKFSDARLIDNIIISAGA; this is encoded by the coding sequence ATGAAAATCATTGCAACTATTTCAGATCTTAAACAGCATTTGAAGAAAGAAAAAGTGAACGGAAGTACAATTGGCTTTGTTCCGACTATGGGTTTCCTTCATGAAGGGCATGTCTCTTTGATGGAAGCTTCCAAAAAAGAAAATGATGTTTCTGTCATCAGCATCTTCGTCAACCCGCTGCAATTTGGTCCAAACGAGGATTTTGAAAGCTACCCGAGAGACCTTGAAAGAGATGCCAGGATAGCAGAAAACGCAGGCGTTGATTTCCTTTTTGCACCGCTGCCTGAAGAAATGTACCCCGCTCGGCCTTCCATTTCCATACATGTAAAAGATCGTGTGGATGTCCTTTGCGGAAGTAAGAGAGAAGGCCATTTTGATGGAGTAGCAGCTGTTTTGACAAAACTGTTCAATATTGTTCAGCCTGACCGGGTCTATTTCGGGCTGAAGGATGCCCAGCAGGTAGCAGTAGTCGATGGACTAATCAATGACTTCAATATTCCAGTGGAGCTGCGCGCCATGCCTACGATAAGAGAAGAAGATGGATTAGCCAAGAGTTCGAGGAATGTAAGGTTATCCCCCGACGAAAGAGAAATGGCTCCTGTCATATACCAGTCATTGAAATGGGCAGAAGAGGCTGCCAAAAATGGAGTTGGTGATGAGGCTGCACTGATCAGTGGCATCAAGGAAAGAATAGAGAACGAAACAAGCGGAGAGATAGACTATATTGAAATCTATTCCTATCCATCCTTAAAAAAAATGGATGTGTTGGAAGGGAAATTCATTATTGCCGCAGCAGTGAAGTTTTCAGATGCAAGATTAATTGACAATATTATTATTTCAGCAGGGGCTTAA
- the panD gene encoding aspartate 1-decarboxylase: protein MFRTVMNGKIHRATVTEANLNYVGSITIDEDILDAVGMAPNEKVQIVNNNNGARFETYIIAGQRGSGVVCLNGAAARLVHVGDIVIIISYALVANEQVRSHKPKVAIMNEKNQIIEMISHEPEATIIG, encoded by the coding sequence ATGTTCCGTACAGTAATGAATGGAAAAATCCATCGTGCAACAGTCACAGAAGCAAATCTAAACTATGTCGGCAGTATAACCATTGATGAGGATATCCTTGATGCAGTAGGAATGGCGCCAAATGAAAAGGTGCAAATTGTCAATAACAATAATGGTGCAAGATTTGAGACATATATTATTGCAGGGCAAAGGGGAAGCGGAGTAGTCTGCCTTAATGGGGCAGCTGCACGCCTTGTACATGTTGGAGACATCGTCATCATCATTTCATATGCACTTGTGGCAAATGAACAAGTAAGATCTCATAAACCTAAAGTAGCCATAATGAATGAAAAAAATCAAATCATTGAAATGATATCCCACGAACCGGAAGCAACCATTATCGGTTGA
- a CDS encoding CCA tRNA nucleotidyltransferase, whose product MIEPFKKALPVLNRIEEAGYEAYFVGGAVRDYLIKREIHDVDIATSAFPEEIKGIFKSTVDVGIEHGTVLVIEKGEPYEITTFRTESEYKDYRRPDKVTFIRSLDKDLERRDFTMNAMAMDARGAIIDPFHGKGAIEKRMIQTVGSADDRFTEDALRILRAVRFAGQLGFRLEKQTQAALGRHAHLLEHIAIERILSEFEKLLNGKSKKESIQLLTEAKIHHYLPGLSDKGTAINEIAKADINSLTSNQMWLFLLFILEEPAPQEFLKRWKMPLKKIKYLTKSLQILRNRAKREWELLDLYEAGIQSAIDVEIIYSVIKNQKSESKIMENEMKRRFELLPIQERGDLDVTGNDLMIWRGQAGGPWIKEELQKIEHAVLNGIVKNEKAIIKEWLESWNRR is encoded by the coding sequence ATGATTGAACCATTCAAAAAAGCACTGCCGGTCCTGAATCGGATTGAAGAAGCAGGCTATGAAGCTTATTTTGTCGGCGGTGCCGTTCGGGACTATCTGATCAAAAGGGAAATACATGATGTCGATATTGCAACTTCCGCATTCCCGGAAGAAATCAAAGGCATTTTTAAAAGTACGGTGGATGTGGGCATTGAACATGGAACTGTTCTGGTGATTGAAAAAGGGGAACCCTATGAGATTACTACATTTCGAACGGAATCTGAGTATAAAGATTATCGGCGTCCGGATAAAGTGACATTTATTCGCTCCCTTGATAAAGATCTGGAACGCAGGGATTTTACAATGAATGCAATGGCCATGGATGCAAGGGGAGCAATCATTGATCCTTTCCACGGAAAAGGTGCAATTGAAAAAAGAATGATTCAGACTGTTGGAAGTGCGGACGATCGTTTTACGGAGGATGCCCTGAGAATATTGAGGGCTGTACGATTTGCAGGTCAGCTTGGTTTTAGACTGGAGAAACAAACCCAAGCAGCATTGGGCAGGCATGCTCATCTATTAGAGCATATTGCCATTGAAAGAATTTTGTCTGAATTTGAGAAGCTGTTAAATGGTAAAAGCAAAAAAGAATCGATCCAGTTGTTGACAGAAGCGAAAATACACCATTATTTGCCGGGGCTTTCAGATAAGGGCACTGCTATAAATGAAATAGCAAAAGCCGATATTAACTCTTTAACCTCCAATCAAATGTGGCTCTTCCTTTTATTTATATTGGAAGAGCCTGCTCCACAGGAATTCCTTAAACGTTGGAAGATGCCATTGAAGAAAATTAAATATCTTACAAAATCCCTTCAAATCCTCAGAAACCGGGCGAAAAGGGAATGGGAGCTGCTGGATTTATATGAGGCAGGGATTCAGTCTGCCATTGATGTAGAAATCATATACAGTGTTATCAAAAATCAAAAATCGGAATCGAAAATAATGGAAAATGAAATGAAACGACGATTTGAATTGCTGCCTATTCAAGAGCGCGGTGATTTAGACGTCACAGGAAACGATTTGATGATTTGGCGTGGGCAGGCAGGGGGACCCTGGATCAAGGAAGAATTGCAGAAAATTGAGCATGCGGTACTCAATGGAATTGTAAAGAATGAAAAAGCGATAATTAAGGAGTGGCTGGAATCGTGGAATCGCCGATAA
- the dinG gene encoding ATP-dependent DNA helicase DinG produces the protein MSQKFVVVDLETTGNAPKRGDRIIQLSAVVMQDDVILEQFTSFVNPLHPIPPFITELTGIDDQMVKDAPLFEEIAEKVSSLLEGAVFTAHNVSFDLGFLQNELEEAGYAPFIGPSLDTVELSKVVYPTADSYKLTELSEGFSLSHDQPHRADSDAYATALLLNRLTAKLRDLPIVTLESLLNLSYHLKSDVSKVINEIIGEKRHHIENLPPHLEVFRGMALLKKNSSQLPDVSGSIAYPKVESEKEELLSNVNPLFEKRSGQFQMMDAIMESFLEERHAVIEAGTGIGKSIAYLMPCIFFSLQTNNKVVISTYTNQLQDQLMNKEITALEKGYGSSFRTALLKGRSHYIHLLKFEYSLKEQEYQYDSVLSKMQMLVWLTETETGDLEELNLTSGGRLFSNRIKHDGWYMSKEKDPWIERDFYLHARKRADDANIIITNHSMLMSDAMNQNDLLPQYDFLVIDEAHHLEKAAKNHSGISLDYIGLKFLIGQLGTSERKQLFSKLESVLQKLSISPAVHAFEIDHHLSNLDQDLDDLFSVLSQIVSKKDKSRQHMQKVTIRMNEELSKQRIWQSAVHCAERVRSELKHIRVELEKRLQLLSSEEKKLSTEEKAFLEEMHSFLLEWAAMEDNLVKIIIRPSTEIVAWMEADLKSIPNSILLSGKPVSLQKPLNERLFTQKKSIVMTSASLSVDGSFDYFMNEIGLEEQGVLKLQLSSPFQFEKMAKLVVPRDIPDIKTVPMQHYIDAISNYIIGLAQATKGRMLILFTSYDMLKRTYNLIKDSGILEDFILMAQGISGGSRTRLTKNFQKFDKAILFGTNSFWEGVDIPGEDLSCLVIVRLPFSPPDEPLVQAKNEQLKSNGVNPFTASALPEAILRFKQGFGRLIRGNEDRGIVIVFDRRIVTTSYGKSFISSIPRIPLIQAELDEITDLIEEWL, from the coding sequence ATGTCGCAAAAATTTGTCGTGGTGGATCTGGAAACAACAGGGAATGCACCTAAAAGAGGAGACCGAATCATTCAATTATCTGCAGTCGTTATGCAGGATGATGTAATATTGGAGCAATTCACTTCTTTTGTGAATCCCCTTCATCCCATTCCACCCTTTATAACTGAACTGACTGGCATTGATGATCAGATGGTCAAAGATGCTCCATTGTTTGAGGAAATCGCTGAAAAAGTCTCTTCGTTGTTGGAGGGAGCTGTCTTTACTGCCCATAATGTGAGCTTCGACCTTGGCTTTTTGCAAAATGAGCTGGAGGAAGCAGGATATGCTCCATTTATCGGGCCTTCATTGGATACAGTAGAACTTTCAAAAGTCGTTTATCCAACAGCAGACAGCTATAAATTGACTGAGCTGTCCGAGGGATTTTCGTTAAGCCATGATCAGCCGCATCGAGCAGACAGTGATGCTTATGCCACTGCATTATTATTAAATCGCCTTACAGCTAAATTAAGGGATTTGCCGATTGTAACGCTGGAGTCTTTGCTAAATCTGTCTTATCACCTTAAAAGTGATGTTTCAAAGGTAATCAATGAAATCATCGGTGAAAAAAGACATCACATTGAGAATCTTCCCCCTCACCTGGAGGTATTCAGAGGGATGGCGCTCTTAAAGAAAAACAGCTCCCAACTACCTGATGTTTCAGGAAGCATCGCATATCCAAAAGTGGAAAGCGAAAAAGAAGAACTATTGAGTAATGTGAATCCTCTTTTCGAAAAAAGATCAGGACAGTTCCAAATGATGGATGCAATAATGGAATCGTTCCTAGAAGAAAGACATGCAGTTATTGAGGCGGGGACTGGAATCGGGAAGTCAATTGCCTATCTGATGCCATGCATCTTCTTTTCACTACAAACTAATAATAAGGTAGTAATCAGTACATATACGAATCAATTGCAGGACCAATTGATGAATAAAGAGATAACTGCACTGGAAAAAGGGTATGGGTCCTCTTTTCGCACTGCACTTTTAAAAGGCAGGAGCCACTATATCCATCTGCTTAAATTCGAATATTCCTTAAAGGAACAGGAGTATCAGTACGATTCCGTTCTCTCTAAAATGCAAATGCTGGTATGGCTGACAGAGACGGAAACCGGGGACCTTGAGGAACTGAATTTAACAAGCGGCGGCAGGCTTTTCAGCAATCGGATTAAACATGATGGGTGGTATATGTCAAAAGAAAAGGATCCATGGATTGAGCGTGACTTTTATTTGCATGCAAGGAAAAGAGCAGATGATGCCAATATCATCATCACGAATCATTCCATGCTCATGAGTGATGCCATGAATCAGAATGACTTGCTCCCGCAATACGATTTCCTTGTCATAGATGAGGCTCATCATTTAGAAAAAGCAGCCAAGAATCACTCAGGGATTTCACTTGATTATATCGGCTTGAAATTTTTGATCGGACAATTAGGTACGAGTGAAAGAAAACAGCTATTTTCTAAGCTTGAGTCGGTATTACAAAAACTTTCTATCAGCCCGGCAGTCCATGCCTTTGAAATCGACCATCATTTATCAAATCTAGACCAGGATTTAGATGACTTATTTTCTGTCCTTTCGCAAATTGTCAGCAAAAAGGATAAAAGCAGGCAGCATATGCAAAAAGTGACAATCCGCATGAATGAAGAATTGAGCAAGCAAAGAATCTGGCAGTCAGCCGTTCATTGTGCGGAAAGGGTTCGGTCTGAACTTAAGCATATCAGGGTGGAACTAGAAAAAAGACTTCAATTGCTTAGCTCCGAGGAAAAGAAATTAAGTACAGAGGAAAAAGCATTTTTAGAGGAAATGCACAGCTTCCTGCTTGAATGGGCAGCAATGGAGGATAACCTTGTAAAAATAATAATAAGGCCGTCTACGGAAATTGTTGCCTGGATGGAAGCAGACCTCAAATCGATTCCAAATAGTATATTGCTGTCAGGCAAGCCAGTATCATTGCAAAAACCATTGAATGAAAGGCTTTTTACTCAGAAAAAAAGCATCGTCATGACATCCGCATCGTTGTCAGTTGATGGATCATTTGATTATTTTATGAATGAAATCGGTTTGGAAGAGCAAGGTGTATTGAAGCTCCAACTTTCTTCACCCTTTCAATTTGAAAAAATGGCGAAGCTTGTTGTGCCCAGGGATATTCCTGATATAAAAACGGTTCCGATGCAGCATTATATAGATGCAATCAGCAATTATATCATTGGACTGGCACAAGCAACCAAGGGAAGGATGCTCATTCTTTTTACTTCCTACGATATGTTGAAGAGAACGTATAACCTGATTAAGGACAGTGGGATTCTTGAGGATTTCATTTTAATGGCTCAAGGGATTTCCGGCGGAAGCAGGACCAGGTTGACAAAGAACTTTCAAAAATTTGATAAAGCAATATTGTTTGGCACCAATAGTTTTTGGGAAGGTGTAGATATCCCCGGGGAAGATTTATCATGTCTAGTCATTGTGAGACTGCCGTTTTCACCTCCGGATGAACCACTGGTCCAGGCAAAAAATGAACAGTTGAAAAGCAATGGGGTCAATCCTTTTACAGCCTCTGCTTTGCCAGAAGCCATTCTTCGGTTCAAGCAGGGATTTGGTAGGTTGATCAGGGGGAATGAGGATAGGGGCATAGTCATTGTATTTGACAGGAGGATCGTTACAACTTCCTATGGCAAGTCATTCATTTCTTCCATTCCACGAATCCCTCTTATACAAGCGGAGCTGGATGAAATCACCGATCTTATCGAAGAGTGGCTTTGA
- the bshA gene encoding N-acetyl-alpha-D-glucosaminyl L-malate synthase BshA, which produces MKLKIGITCYPTVGGSGVVATELGKQLAEKGHEIHFISSSMPFRLNKMYHNIFYHQVEVNQYSVFQYPPYDIALANKMADVAKREKLDILHVHYAIPHAVCAILGKQMSGMDLKIVTTLHGTDITVLGYDPSLTGAIRFGIEKSDAVTAVSDALVKQTHELISPNKEIETVYNFIDDRIYKRHDAEHLKQEYGIKPDEKVVIHVSNFRAVKRVSDVVRVFSNIEKNMPAKLLLVGDGPEMTVICKLVKELGIQDKVLFLGKQDNLEELYSISDLKLLLSQKESFGLVALEAMACGVPCIGTDVGGIPEVIANDVNGFICPLGDIDTISDKAIELLTDEELFARFSKAAVESALGNFRSEKIVKHYEEIYYKVLAK; this is translated from the coding sequence ATGAAATTGAAAATAGGGATAACATGCTATCCGACTGTAGGCGGGTCTGGCGTAGTGGCAACAGAATTAGGGAAGCAGCTTGCAGAGAAGGGGCACGAAATCCATTTCATTTCTTCCAGCATGCCTTTCCGTTTAAATAAGATGTATCACAATATCTTTTATCATCAGGTTGAAGTCAACCAATATTCAGTCTTTCAATATCCACCATATGATATTGCCCTTGCCAATAAAATGGCTGATGTGGCCAAAAGGGAAAAGCTGGATATCCTTCATGTGCACTATGCCATTCCCCATGCTGTTTGCGCCATATTGGGAAAACAAATGAGCGGGATGGATCTGAAGATTGTCACTACCCTCCATGGAACAGATATTACTGTCCTTGGATATGATCCATCACTTACAGGTGCCATACGGTTCGGGATTGAAAAATCAGATGCTGTAACAGCCGTTTCTGATGCACTGGTTAAACAGACCCATGAATTGATCAGTCCGAATAAAGAAATCGAAACGGTCTACAATTTTATAGATGATAGGATATATAAACGGCATGATGCGGAGCACCTTAAACAGGAATATGGGATTAAACCGGATGAAAAAGTGGTTATACATGTCTCTAATTTCCGAGCGGTAAAAAGAGTTTCAGATGTCGTTCGGGTTTTTTCCAATATCGAGAAGAATATGCCTGCAAAATTATTGCTGGTAGGGGATGGACCGGAAATGACGGTCATCTGCAAACTCGTCAAAGAACTTGGAATCCAGGATAAGGTACTGTTTTTAGGCAAACAGGATAACTTAGAAGAACTATATTCTATAAGCGACTTAAAGCTGCTCCTTTCACAAAAGGAAAGCTTTGGTCTTGTAGCATTGGAAGCAATGGCATGTGGAGTGCCTTGTATTGGTACGGACGTAGGTGGAATTCCAGAAGTAATAGCAAATGATGTGAATGGCTTCATATGTCCGCTTGGCGATATCGATACGATTTCAGATAAGGCAATTGAACTCTTAACAGATGAAGAACTTTTTGCACGATTCAGTAAAGCAGCTGTTGAAAGTGCACTTGGAAATTTCCGATCTGAAAAAATAGTAAAGCATTATGAAGAAATCTATTATAAAGTGCTGGCAAAATAA
- a CDS encoding biotin--[acetyl-CoA-carboxylase] ligase has protein sequence MESPIRKKMLQAFSESDGEFVSGQALADFLGCTRTAVWKHIEELRREGFELEAVRRKGYRILHAPDKVTENEIRYGLNTKNLGQTIYYQESIDSTQKKAHQLAYDNCPEGTLVIAEEQTSGRGRMTRSWHSPKYSGIWMSIILRPNLPPQQAPQFTLLAAVAVVQALEEVCGLNPEIKWPNDILINGKKVTGILTELQAESDKINSIIIGIGMNVNSKQEDFPEELQKIATSVAIEKGKIVSRSSIIQKILEKLELYYHLYMEKGFGPIKLLWEGYAISIGREIIARTITGTIEGKAIGITNDGVLKIEDSSGRIHEIYSADIEIQGNS, from the coding sequence GTGGAATCGCCGATAAGAAAGAAAATGCTTCAGGCATTCTCGGAATCTGATGGAGAATTTGTTTCAGGCCAAGCCCTGGCAGATTTTTTAGGATGCACGAGAACGGCTGTCTGGAAGCATATTGAAGAACTCAGGAGAGAAGGATTCGAGCTGGAGGCCGTTCGCAGAAAAGGCTACAGGATACTCCATGCACCTGACAAAGTGACAGAAAATGAGATTCGCTACGGATTGAATACAAAAAATCTTGGCCAGACCATTTATTATCAGGAATCCATTGATTCTACTCAAAAAAAAGCTCATCAATTGGCCTATGATAATTGTCCGGAGGGGACGCTTGTTATTGCAGAGGAACAGACAAGTGGAAGGGGAAGGATGACAAGGTCATGGCATTCCCCAAAGTATTCCGGCATATGGATGAGCATCATCCTCAGGCCAAATCTGCCTCCTCAGCAGGCGCCGCAGTTCACATTGCTGGCAGCTGTCGCTGTCGTTCAGGCATTGGAGGAAGTATGTGGGTTAAACCCGGAGATCAAATGGCCAAATGACATTTTAATAAACGGGAAGAAAGTAACGGGCATATTGACAGAACTCCAAGCAGAATCAGATAAAATCAATTCAATCATAATCGGCATCGGAATGAATGTGAATTCGAAGCAAGAAGACTTTCCAGAGGAATTGCAGAAAATCGCAACTTCAGTTGCAATCGAAAAAGGGAAAATCGTTTCACGGTCGAGCATTATCCAAAAAATCCTGGAAAAGCTTGAATTATATTATCATTTGTACATGGAAAAAGGTTTTGGGCCCATCAAACTGCTTTGGGAGGGCTATGCAATCAGTATCGGAAGAGAAATCATAGCCAGAACGATAACAGGTACGATTGAAGGAAAAGCAATTGGAATTACAAATGATGGAGTGCTGAAAATTGAGGATTCTTCAGGCCGAATACACGAGATTTACTCAGCTGATATTGAAATTCAAGGAAATAGTTGA
- a CDS encoding YpmA family protein: protein MESKIEILSTVRIENNPDLYKIVDALNRTLKQKDLMFGLALDPDDQNTAVFTIYRT from the coding sequence ATGGAGAGTAAAATCGAAATATTATCAACAGTCAGGATCGAAAATAATCCCGATTTATATAAAATTGTGGACGCCTTGAATCGCACCCTTAAGCAAAAAGATCTGATGTTTGGACTTGCATTGGATCCAGATGATCAGAATACTGCAGTCTTTACGATTTATCGTACATAG